Proteins encoded in a region of the Teredinibacter purpureus genome:
- a CDS encoding glycosyltransferase family 4 protein, whose amino-acid sequence MTAAEYQQATNFLLPLEHSAPPLKIALLGYRSAPFVGGQGIYLKYLSKALVQIGHHVTIYSGQPYPEVPQGVTLVKVPSLDLFAAENHATALRWHHLRSLTDLSEWWTMLTGGFGEPYTFSRRIAKLLAHSDYDIIHDNQSLGFGLIELQQRGKCVVSTIHHPIHRDRETAVAAAPNWQHRLLAKRWYSFLTMQEKVVRQLKHITTVSKTSAIDINRYFNCRDNVHLIPNGIDTTLFKPLMISKKAYRLITTASSDQPVKGLTVLLRAFAIVVKQYPDAHLRIIGTLKKGGDAEQLITALQLSNHLSFRSNLSTEALAREYNKASVAVCPSLYEGFGLPAGEAMACGLPVVSSNGGALPEVVGEAGIIVEAGNSQALAEGIEQLFSNPDLAHSFSRVARQRVLEKFCWNRVAEQMTLYYHSILANP is encoded by the coding sequence ATGACCGCCGCCGAATATCAACAGGCTACCAATTTTCTATTGCCACTCGAACACTCAGCCCCCCCGTTAAAGATTGCATTACTGGGCTATCGGAGCGCACCGTTCGTTGGTGGACAAGGCATATACCTGAAATACCTTAGCAAGGCATTGGTTCAAATTGGCCACCACGTTACGATCTATTCGGGCCAACCGTACCCCGAGGTCCCCCAAGGTGTAACACTCGTTAAGGTGCCTAGCCTCGACTTATTTGCCGCCGAGAATCACGCCACCGCCTTGCGCTGGCATCACCTACGCTCACTGACAGACCTATCGGAATGGTGGACCATGCTAACCGGCGGTTTTGGCGAGCCCTATACCTTTAGCCGACGTATAGCCAAACTATTAGCCCACAGCGACTACGACATTATTCATGACAACCAAAGCCTAGGCTTTGGCTTGATAGAGCTTCAGCAGCGCGGTAAGTGCGTGGTCAGCACTATTCATCATCCCATTCATCGCGACAGAGAAACCGCTGTCGCTGCGGCCCCCAATTGGCAGCATCGCCTATTGGCGAAACGCTGGTACAGCTTTTTAACGATGCAAGAAAAGGTCGTGCGGCAACTCAAGCACATCACAACCGTATCGAAAACCTCTGCAATCGATATCAACCGTTACTTTAACTGCCGTGATAATGTGCACTTAATTCCAAACGGAATCGATACCACCCTATTCAAACCGTTGATGATATCGAAAAAAGCGTACCGATTAATCACTACAGCGTCGTCGGACCAACCCGTTAAAGGGCTAACCGTACTGCTTAGAGCGTTCGCGATAGTCGTAAAGCAATACCCGGATGCACACCTGCGCATAATTGGTACATTAAAAAAAGGGGGGGACGCCGAACAGCTGATAACAGCGTTACAGCTCAGCAATCATCTATCGTTTAGATCCAACCTTTCAACAGAGGCGTTAGCCCGAGAGTACAACAAGGCCTCTGTGGCGGTATGTCCATCGCTGTATGAAGGTTTCGGCTTACCCGCTGGCGAAGCCATGGCCTGCGGGCTCCCTGTTGTAAGTAGTAACGGAGGGGCCTTGCCAGAAGTTGTCGGCGAAGCCGGAATTATTGTAGAGGCAGGCAATAGCCAAGCACTTGCCGAAGGCATAGAACAACTCTTTTCGAACCCCGACCTCGCGCACTCTTTTAGCCGCGTTGCACGCCAGCGCGTACTAGAAAAATTTTGCTGGAATCGCGTCGCAGAACAAATGACACTCTACTACCATTCAATTTTGGCGAACCCTTAG